One part of the Halopenitus persicus genome encodes these proteins:
- a CDS encoding SDR family oxidoreductase — protein sequence MDLGLEDASVFIAAGSKGLGRGAAEQFVAEGASVAIASRNPENLDAARESILETTGRESSAVVPVELDLSDTDAIGDAVASAIDELGGLDVLVTNHGGPANASFADTSLSDFDSGYNDVLRSTVALCKAALPTLRESGGAITHLVAASAREPTPHGTIGNVFRPGIYGLSKVLANEEGDDGIRSNCVAPRGVLSDRIEEKIEARAEREGISEAEVRELRVAELPVTEMGTTEEFGKAVAFVSSPAASYITGSVIPVDGGWSRRVL from the coding sequence ATGGATCTCGGACTGGAAGACGCGTCTGTGTTCATCGCGGCGGGAAGCAAGGGGCTGGGCCGCGGGGCGGCCGAACAGTTCGTCGCGGAGGGTGCCTCGGTCGCGATCGCCTCGCGGAATCCGGAGAACCTGGACGCCGCCCGGGAGTCGATCCTCGAGACCACGGGCCGCGAATCGTCGGCGGTCGTCCCCGTCGAGCTCGACCTCTCGGACACCGACGCGATCGGGGACGCGGTCGCGTCGGCGATCGACGAGCTCGGCGGGCTCGACGTCCTCGTGACCAACCACGGCGGGCCGGCGAACGCGTCGTTCGCGGACACGTCGCTGTCCGACTTCGATTCCGGCTACAACGACGTGCTCAGAAGCACCGTCGCGCTCTGTAAGGCGGCGCTGCCGACGCTTCGGGAGTCCGGCGGCGCGATCACCCACCTCGTGGCGGCCTCCGCACGGGAGCCGACGCCCCACGGCACGATCGGGAACGTGTTCCGGCCGGGCATCTACGGACTCTCGAAGGTGCTGGCGAACGAGGAGGGCGACGACGGGATCCGGTCGAACTGCGTGGCCCCCCGCGGCGTCCTCTCGGACCGCATCGAGGAGAAGATCGAGGCCCGCGCCGAGCGCGAGGGGATCTCGGAGGCCGAGGTCCGCGAGCTGCGCGTCGCGGAGCTGCCCGTCACCGAGATGGGCACCACCGAGGAGTTCGGGAAGGCCGTCGCGTTCGTCTCCTCGCCGG
- a CDS encoding DUF7548 family protein, whose amino-acid sequence MNVRHLAPRAGAIACLATALAGAAPFLLIDGHAELLGDYYGAGPVGLTTIVLFAAVGVVAFASAERGNVDPVTMAGGLVVLGVVLVVGSALWWLAIDETVLYSFPQEYRWLEWHPPVVVAASIAVAVVGGGYARAVLE is encoded by the coding sequence ATGAACGTCCGTCACCTCGCGCCGCGTGCCGGCGCGATCGCGTGTCTGGCGACCGCGCTCGCGGGGGCCGCGCCGTTCCTTTTGATCGACGGCCACGCCGAGCTGCTCGGCGACTACTACGGGGCCGGCCCGGTCGGCCTCACGACGATCGTCCTCTTCGCCGCCGTCGGCGTGGTCGCGTTCGCCTCCGCGGAGCGCGGAAACGTGGACCCCGTCACGATGGCCGGCGGGCTGGTCGTCCTCGGCGTCGTCCTCGTGGTCGGGTCGGCGCTCTGGTGGCTGGCGATCGACGAGACGGTGTTGTACAGCTTCCCGCAGGAGTACCGGTGGCTCGAGTGGCATCCCCCGGTGGTCGTCGCCGCGTCGATCGCGGTCGCGGTCGTCGGCGGCGGCTACGCACGGGCCGTCCTCGAGTGA
- a CDS encoding SDR family oxidoreductase — MDLEIAGNAALVTASSRGLGNASATALAREGVNVAINGRDEEELEAAAEELREEAADGARVLPIQGDLTDEDDIRNLVETTVDEFGGLDHLVTSAGGPPSGPFMGTDDEDWYKAYDLLVMSVVRLVREAADPLQADGGGTIVNITSRSVKEAIDSLVLSNSVRMSVIGLEKTVSKELAPEVRANAVLPSAHETSRIEDLIEQGVERGEYESYEQGLKERGSSNPLGRIGDPMELGNTVAFLSSPKAGYINGQAIPIDGGSGKSNL; from the coding sequence ATGGATCTGGAAATAGCCGGCAACGCAGCACTGGTCACGGCCTCGAGCCGTGGATTGGGGAACGCATCGGCGACCGCGCTCGCCCGCGAGGGCGTCAACGTCGCGATCAACGGCCGCGACGAGGAGGAACTGGAGGCGGCCGCCGAGGAGCTTCGCGAGGAGGCAGCCGACGGCGCTCGCGTGCTCCCGATCCAGGGCGACCTGACCGACGAGGACGACATCCGGAACCTGGTCGAGACGACCGTCGACGAGTTCGGCGGCCTCGATCACCTCGTCACCTCCGCGGGCGGCCCGCCGAGTGGCCCCTTTATGGGAACTGATGACGAGGACTGGTACAAGGCCTACGACCTGCTCGTGATGAGCGTCGTCCGACTCGTCCGCGAGGCCGCCGACCCCCTGCAGGCCGACGGCGGCGGCACCATCGTGAACATCACCTCCCGCAGCGTCAAGGAGGCGATCGACTCGCTGGTCCTTTCGAACTCGGTCCGGATGAGCGTCATCGGACTCGAAAAGACCGTCTCCAAGGAGCTCGCGCCGGAAGTTCGCGCCAACGCGGTGCTGCCGAGCGCCCACGAGACCTCCCGGATCGAGGACCTGATCGAACAGGGTGTCGAGCGCGGCGAGTACGAGAGCTACGAGCAGGGCCTCAAGGAGCGCGGCTCCTCGAACCCGCTCGGCCGGATCGGCGACCCGATGGAGCTCGGCAACACCGTCGCGTTCCTCTCCTCGCCCAAGGCCGGCTACATCAACGGCCAGGCGATCCCGATTGACGGCGGCTCGGGCAAGTCGAATCTGTAG
- a CDS encoding redoxin domain-containing protein, whose translation MVNVGDEAPDFTVPLAGGEAYNDLSEFTLSDRIGDGPIVLAFYPAAFTGGCTEEMCTFSDRLPSFEELDADVYGISVDLPFAQNVWIDQEDLAVPMLSDWNHEVIRKYDVVYADMYDQVEAAQRSVFVIGDDGIVTYRWVRDGDNPDFETLVSEVRDAVANARVSR comes from the coding sequence ATGGTAAACGTCGGAGACGAAGCCCCCGACTTCACGGTCCCGCTCGCCGGCGGCGAGGCGTACAACGACCTCTCGGAGTTCACCCTCTCCGACCGGATCGGCGACGGACCGATCGTGTTGGCGTTTTACCCCGCCGCGTTCACGGGCGGCTGCACCGAGGAGATGTGCACCTTCAGCGACCGGCTCCCGAGCTTCGAGGAGCTGGACGCCGACGTCTACGGGATCAGCGTCGACCTTCCGTTCGCACAGAACGTCTGGATCGACCAGGAGGACCTCGCGGTCCCGATGCTCTCGGACTGGAACCACGAGGTGATCCGAAAGTACGACGTCGTCTACGCGGATATGTACGACCAGGTCGAGGCCGCCCAGCGCAGCGTGTTCGTGATCGGCGACGACGGGATCGTGACGTATCGGTGGGTTCGTGACGGCGACAATCCCGACTTCGAGACGCTCGTCTCCGAGGTCCGCGACGCCGTCGCGAATGCGCGCGTGTCCCGCTGA
- a CDS encoding fumarylacetoacetate hydrolase family protein — MSDGPSSGALRFARTVDGTAIVGDDEGFIPLSAALPDAGGDPIAAARAADAIDVEAAPADRIPEADVRFATPFDPGKLWGIGLNYADHAADLSEDSPDEPASFMKPTTALTSPGGPIRLPAESDRVTAEAELGIVVGRTCRDVDESDFDDVIAGFVPIIDMTAEDILQRNPRFLTRSKSFDTFLVMGPWLSAPATTDRLDDVAVRTEVNDQTIAENGLEAMHFSPPELLAFHSRVMTLEPGDVISTGTPGAGVIRPGDHVRSVVEGVGTLEADVR; from the coding sequence ATGTCGGACGGACCGTCGTCGGGAGCGCTGCGGTTCGCACGGACGGTGGACGGCACGGCGATCGTCGGCGACGACGAGGGGTTCATCCCCCTCTCGGCCGCGCTGCCGGACGCCGGCGGCGACCCGATCGCGGCCGCGCGTGCCGCCGACGCGATCGACGTCGAGGCCGCGCCGGCCGACCGGATCCCGGAGGCGGACGTCCGGTTCGCCACGCCGTTCGACCCCGGCAAGCTGTGGGGGATCGGGCTGAACTACGCCGACCACGCCGCCGACCTCTCGGAGGACAGCCCCGACGAGCCGGCGAGCTTCATGAAGCCGACGACCGCGCTCACCTCCCCGGGCGGTCCCATCCGGCTGCCGGCCGAGAGCGACCGGGTCACCGCGGAGGCCGAGCTCGGGATCGTGGTCGGCCGGACCTGTCGGGACGTCGACGAGTCCGACTTCGACGACGTGATCGCGGGGTTCGTCCCGATCATCGACATGACGGCCGAGGACATCCTCCAGCGGAATCCCCGGTTTCTCACCCGGTCGAAGAGCTTCGACACGTTCCTCGTGATGGGTCCGTGGCTCTCGGCGCCCGCGACGACGGACCGGCTCGACGACGTCGCGGTCCGCACCGAGGTCAACGACCAGACGATCGCCGAGAACGGCCTCGAGGCGATGCACTTCTCGCCGCCGGAGCTGCTGGCGTTCCACTCGCGGGTGATGACCCTCGAGCCCGGCGACGTCATCTCCACCGGCACGCCCGGCGCCGGCGTGATCAGGCCCGGCGACCACGTTCGGTCGGTCGTGGAGGGCGTCGGTACGCTCGAGGCGGACGTCCGCTGA
- a CDS encoding protein sorting system archaetidylserine synthase (This PssA-like phosphatidyltransferase, along with a PssD-like decarboxylase, is required in Haloarchaea for the archaeosortase ArtA to replace the PGF-CTERM sorting signal with a C-terminal lipid anchor.) has translation MKPRFAGRLGLADAVTVTNAAIGFLAVAAATVDVELAARLVLFGAIADALDGIIARKRGSTPAGDHLDSLADVATFGVAPATIVAITLESAGMGATDPAFLAGIGVGACYVAMAVTRLGLYAAYDLDSDETKGVQTTLAATIIAATVLAGYTDPVVLVPETALLAALMVSQVTYPDLHAQDAIVMGVVQAVAIVNTGYWGRVFAFALLFLAGTYLVLGPWFYWRDGLQLGG, from the coding sequence ATGAAGCCGCGGTTCGCCGGCCGGCTCGGGCTCGCGGACGCCGTCACCGTCACGAACGCGGCGATCGGGTTCCTAGCGGTCGCCGCAGCCACCGTCGACGTCGAGCTCGCGGCCCGGCTCGTGCTGTTCGGCGCGATCGCCGACGCGCTCGACGGGATCATCGCCCGGAAGCGAGGATCCACGCCCGCCGGCGACCACCTCGACTCGCTGGCCGACGTCGCGACCTTCGGCGTCGCCCCCGCGACGATCGTCGCGATCACGCTCGAGTCGGCCGGGATGGGCGCCACCGACCCGGCCTTCCTGGCCGGGATCGGCGTCGGCGCGTGTTACGTCGCGATGGCGGTCACGCGGCTCGGGCTCTACGCCGCCTACGACCTCGACAGCGACGAGACGAAGGGCGTCCAGACGACCCTCGCGGCGACCATCATCGCCGCGACCGTCCTGGCGGGCTACACCGACCCGGTCGTGTTGGTCCCCGAGACCGCGCTGCTCGCGGCGCTTATGGTCTCGCAGGTGACCTATCCCGACCTCCACGCGCAGGACGCGATCGTGATGGGCGTCGTCCAGGCGGTCGCGATCGTCAACACCGGCTACTGGGGCCGCGTCTTCGCGTTCGCCCTGCTGTTTCTGGCCGGCACCTACCTCGTCCTGGGCCCCTGGTTCTACTGGCGCGACGGGCTCCAACTGGGCGGGTGA
- a CDS encoding cupredoxin domain-containing protein has translation MQRRRFLQRAAGTATVAATLPLSGCLEGIAGIGTGGNGEPDYDVGMTATTFRPQEVTIAVGESVTWRNTSARTHTVTAYEGAIPEDADFFATGGYEDEATARDEWWSARGGALENAEEFTHTFEVPGRYDYVCIPHEQGGMIGAVIVEE, from the coding sequence ATGCAGCGGAGACGGTTCCTGCAACGTGCGGCCGGGACGGCGACGGTCGCGGCGACGCTTCCCCTCTCGGGGTGTCTCGAGGGCATCGCCGGGATCGGGACCGGCGGGAACGGAGAACCCGACTACGACGTGGGTATGACCGCGACGACGTTCCGCCCCCAGGAGGTCACGATCGCGGTCGGCGAGTCGGTCACTTGGCGGAACACGAGCGCGCGGACCCATACCGTCACCGCCTACGAGGGCGCCATTCCCGAGGACGCCGACTTCTTCGCGACCGGCGGCTACGAGGACGAGGCGACCGCCCGCGACGAATGGTGGAGCGCCCGCGGCGGCGCCCTGGAGAACGCCGAGGAGTTCACTCACACCTTCGAGGTTCCGGGCCGATACGATTACGTCTGCATCCCGCACGAACAGGGCGGGATGATCGGCGCCGTGATCGTCGAGGAGTGA
- a CDS encoding DUF7111 family protein, which translates to MADPTRDDPTSGADDAGGDDATEQLVERGPVTAEYVETDDERVLTFDRDGRTAAIVQNATGYAIVKVRTAPDGDELERYYGFDMALDHAAERLGVAVADLPVPEAAADMGM; encoded by the coding sequence ATGGCAGATCCGACGCGCGATGACCCGACGTCCGGAGCCGACGATGCCGGGGGAGACGACGCGACCGAGCAGCTCGTCGAGAGGGGTCCCGTCACCGCGGAGTACGTCGAGACCGATGACGAGCGCGTGCTGACGTTCGACCGCGACGGCCGGACCGCGGCGATCGTCCAGAACGCCACCGGGTACGCGATCGTGAAGGTCCGGACCGCACCCGACGGGGACGAGCTGGAGCGGTACTACGGGTTCGATATGGCCCTCGACCACGCCGCCGAGCGTCTCGGCGTGGCCGTCGCCGACCTTCCGGTTCCCGAGGCGGCCGCGGATATGGGCATGTGA
- a CDS encoding sulfite exporter TauE/SafE family protein yields MVPTAAELLGVDVALFLLVGLLGGAHCIGMCGPLVTVYADRMGPESDPAGDGAVGGSRDSHLTTYEVRQHALFNVGRATSYTLIGALLGAIGGAVFLTAETLTSTAGVVRGTVGVLVGLFVVVIGARYLLGGAAAGIHLPGLERVTGRLMTHVDRLANGPGIVLLGGLHGLLPCPILYPAYLYAFASGSAASGALALAALGIGTIPAVFAYGTVIEAVDAVHRKRLHRLLGVVFLALGYVLFAHGLMSLGIHVPHPMFPFYDPLSGAGSG; encoded by the coding sequence ATGGTACCGACGGCCGCGGAGCTCCTCGGCGTCGACGTCGCCCTGTTCCTGCTCGTCGGCCTGCTCGGCGGTGCCCACTGTATCGGGATGTGTGGTCCCCTCGTTACGGTCTACGCCGACCGGATGGGTCCCGAATCGGATCCGGCCGGCGACGGTGCGGTCGGTGGGAGCCGCGACTCACACCTCACCACCTACGAGGTCCGCCAGCACGCGCTGTTCAACGTCGGGCGGGCGACGAGCTACACCCTCATCGGCGCGCTCCTGGGCGCGATCGGCGGCGCGGTCTTTCTCACCGCCGAGACGCTCACGTCGACGGCAGGGGTTGTTCGCGGGACCGTCGGCGTCCTCGTCGGGCTGTTCGTGGTCGTGATCGGCGCCCGCTACCTGCTTGGCGGGGCCGCGGCCGGGATCCATCTACCGGGGCTCGAGCGCGTCACGGGTCGCCTGATGACCCACGTCGACCGGCTCGCGAACGGGCCCGGGATCGTCCTCCTCGGCGGGCTCCACGGGCTGTTGCCCTGCCCGATCCTCTATCCCGCGTATCTCTACGCGTTCGCGAGCGGCTCCGCGGCGTCGGGCGCGCTCGCGCTCGCGGCGCTCGGGATCGGGACGATCCCGGCGGTCTTCGCCTACGGAACCGTCATCGAAGCGGTCGACGCGGTCCACCGCAAGCGGCTCCATCGTCTGCTCGGCGTCGTGTTCCTGGCGCTGGGATACGTGCTGTTCGCCCACGGGCTGATGAGCCTCGGGATCCACGTTCCGCACCCGATGTTTCCGTTCTACGATCCCCTGAGCGGCGCGGGGAGTGGGTGA
- a CDS encoding cupin domain-containing protein, with protein sequence MDHVAFDDAETYEPDEGWMRAALAGSDQFSFEWFEKPPGHSSPMHDHENEQVCLCLEGELTLHAEDGTSLTLEQYDSAFIESWETHAVENTGDQRAVGLDVFAPGRSFDFWTDREE encoded by the coding sequence ATGGACCACGTCGCATTCGACGACGCGGAGACGTACGAACCGGACGAGGGCTGGATGCGCGCCGCCCTCGCGGGCAGCGACCAGTTCTCCTTCGAGTGGTTCGAGAAGCCGCCGGGACACAGCTCCCCGATGCACGACCACGAGAACGAGCAGGTTTGTCTCTGCCTCGAGGGCGAACTCACGCTCCACGCCGAGGACGGGACCTCGCTCACCCTCGAGCAGTACGACTCCGCGTTCATCGAGTCCTGGGAGACCCACGCCGTCGAGAACACCGGCGACCAGCGCGCCGTCGGGCTGGACGTCTTCGCACCGGGTCGGTCCTTCGACTTCTGGACCGACCGGGAGGAATGA
- a CDS encoding zinc ribbon domain-containing protein, with the protein MTEPRTVRCLGCDRRIDADARVCPHCGELQPTPILAVGAVVVGVFAFLFGFLLGAFTVGVTRWIGFALAVVGFGLAVGGYTSYLDARARRGGRAR; encoded by the coding sequence GTGACCGAACCACGGACTGTCCGCTGTCTCGGCTGTGACCGGCGGATCGACGCGGACGCCCGCGTGTGTCCCCACTGCGGCGAGCTCCAGCCGACGCCGATCCTCGCCGTCGGGGCGGTCGTGGTCGGGGTGTTCGCGTTCCTGTTCGGGTTCCTGCTCGGGGCGTTCACGGTCGGGGTCACCCGGTGGATCGGCTTCGCGCTCGCGGTCGTCGGGTTCGGCCTCGCCGTCGGCGGGTACACGAGTTACCTGGACGCGAGGGCACGCCGGGGTGGGCGAGCGAGGTAG